From a region of the Verrucomicrobiota bacterium genome:
- a CDS encoding glutaredoxin, with protein sequence MKINAYLKPQCGWSMGVRAIMQKHGLEYQDIDIINSAENYAEMVRKSGQPLSPCVEVDGIMLADVSGEEVEAYLLSNKLVGQNDAEVGVPTDRGCSDEEHVKMREEQEAKPIRFF encoded by the coding sequence ATGAAAATTAATGCTTACTTAAAACCACAATGTGGATGGAGCATGGGCGTGCGCGCTATCATGCAAAAGCACGGTCTCGAATACCAAGATATTGATATTATCAATTCTGCTGAAAACTACGCCGAAATGGTCCGCAAATCAGGTCAACCGCTGTCTCCCTGTGTAGAAGTCGACGGCATCATGCTTGCTGATGTGAGCGGGGAAGAAGTCGAAGCTTATTTGCTTTCCAACAAGCTGGTCGGTCAAAACGACGCTGAGGTTGGAGTTCCAACCGACCGCGGATGTTCTGACGAAGAACACGTGAAAATGCGCGAAGAGCAGGAAGCCAAACCGATTCGCTTCTTTTAG